The Paenibacillus sp. MBLB1832 genome has a window encoding:
- a CDS encoding phosphotransferase has translation MILTNLLPLDIAKITSEGINYNGHFYTTPIAFIPSSREERLEHWNSVWEKTKEAGKTQLLADIETQRKATEDINIEILELLQLGWAHRDLWVDNLLFDDKRLTAILDFDRLKYDYPQLDVARAVMSCALDVNLDVSLASAFIEGYSEERTVVEGYLTNSLQLLWYMESTWWINTNMDQHSIPPARFAKEMIWLAENQKNMSALLGNI, from the coding sequence GTGATATTAACAAATTTACTGCCGTTGGATATTGCTAAGATAACTAGTGAGGGTATTAATTATAACGGTCATTTTTACACGACTCCAATTGCATTTATTCCTTCAAGCCGTGAGGAGCGTTTAGAACATTGGAACTCAGTTTGGGAAAAGACAAAGGAAGCTGGTAAAACTCAGTTGCTTGCTGACATTGAAACTCAACGTAAAGCAACTGAAGATATAAATATAGAAATACTCGAATTACTTCAATTAGGCTGGGCTCATCGTGACCTTTGGGTCGATAATTTATTATTCGATGATAAACGATTAACTGCAATTCTAGATTTTGATCGACTAAAATATGACTATCCGCAACTTGATGTTGCTCGTGCTGTTATGTCATGTGCCTTAGATGTTAATTTAGATGTCTCCCTTGCTTCAGCGTTCATTGAAGGTTACAGCGAGGAACGCACCGTGGTGGAGGGTTACTTAACAAATTCATTACAGTTGTTGTGGTATATGGAAAGTACATGGTGGATAAATACTAACATGGATCAACATAGTATACCTCCAGCTCGTTTCGCAAAGGAAATGATTTGGCTTGCTGAAAATCAAAAGAATATGTCCGCTCTGTTAGGAAATATTTAG
- a CDS encoding UPF0158 family protein, which translates to MKNNRPVKLDDLISEIELQIDDTFTFIHTNTGEVITLMREEMRAAEDEEPLEKYPDWQTENIEKAISIIEDEDGAYVEFTLRNHFNEYEIMEEFIISHKDQKNREELYDTIQGRGAFRRFKDKIIELGVDNQWYKYKESKIRKIVIEWCKEHKIEVLD; encoded by the coding sequence TTGAAGAATAACAGACCAGTAAAGTTGGATGATCTAATTAGTGAGATTGAGCTTCAAATTGATGATACTTTTACTTTTATACACACTAATACAGGTGAAGTTATTACATTAATGAGAGAAGAAATGAGAGCTGCAGAAGATGAAGAACCACTTGAAAAATATCCTGACTGGCAAACAGAGAACATTGAGAAAGCTATCAGTATAATTGAGGATGAAGACGGGGCTTACGTGGAATTCACTTTAAGAAACCATTTCAATGAATATGAAATCATGGAGGAGTTTATTATAAGTCATAAAGATCAAAAAAATAGAGAAGAACTTTATGACACCATACAAGGAAGAGGAGCTTTTCGAAGATTTAAAGATAAAATTATAGAACTTGGCGTTGACAATCAATGGTACAAATACAAAGAGAGTAAGATAAGAAAAATAGTAATTGAATGGTGTAAGGAGCACAAGATAGAAGTCCTGGATTAA
- a CDS encoding VOC family protein has translation MTKNKLLRMDNVLIVVDDLEAVKAFFLQLGFELEGETTVEGSSVDRLIGLQNVHATLVFMRTPDGHGRIELDKFHTPDAIRTGPEKAPVNELGIRRIMFAVDDIDDVVARLLAHGAELVGEVVQYGDTNRLAYIRGPEGIIVGLSEQLK, from the coding sequence ATGACAAAAAATAAATTACTTCGAATGGACAACGTCCTTATCGTCGTTGACGATCTCGAAGCCGTTAAAGCCTTCTTTCTCCAGCTCGGATTCGAGTTGGAGGGCGAAACGACCGTCGAGGGCTCCTCCGTAGATCGTCTCATTGGCCTTCAGAACGTCCATGCTACCCTCGTGTTTATGCGCACTCCGGACGGCCACGGACGGATCGAGCTGGACAAGTTCCACACGCCGGATGCGATCAGAACTGGGCCGGAGAAGGCTCCGGTGAACGAACTCGGGATCCGCCGCATCATGTTCGCCGTCGATGACATCGATGACGTGGTCGCGCGCCTGCTAGCCCATGGCGCCGAACTGGTCGGCGAAGTGGTGCAATACGGGGACACGAATCGACTCGCCTACATCCGCGGTCCCGAAGGCATCATCGTCGGATTGAGCGAGCAGCTCAAGTAA
- a CDS encoding histidine phosphatase family protein, with protein MANTVGLIRHGVTEWNNLGKAQGVSDIPLNEEGIKQATALANRLSREEWDIIFSSNLTRARQTAEIIRQSLVVESVFIDDRIREINCGLIEGTTEEERIARWGVNWREQNLGMEDFRMVAKRGLSFLEEKISKHTDKRILIVSHGALIGLSLQHLLPQRFKETYIDNTSLTILTHTNNDWACQLYNCTKHL; from the coding sequence ATGGCAAACACAGTAGGGCTTATCAGGCACGGAGTGACCGAATGGAATAATCTTGGCAAGGCTCAAGGTGTTTCTGATATACCTTTGAACGAAGAAGGAATAAAGCAAGCTACTGCATTGGCTAATAGGCTTTCAAGAGAAGAATGGGATATTATTTTCTCCAGTAATCTGACGAGAGCTAGGCAAACGGCTGAAATCATAAGGCAATCTTTAGTAGTAGAATCTGTATTCATTGACGATCGTATTAGAGAAATTAATTGTGGTCTAATTGAAGGTACCACCGAGGAAGAACGCATCGCTCGTTGGGGAGTTAATTGGCGTGAGCAAAATCTTGGTATGGAAGATTTCCGAATGGTCGCCAAGCGTGGACTAAGTTTTCTTGAAGAAAAGATTTCCAAACATACTGATAAAAGAATTTTAATTGTAAGTCATGGAGCATTGATTGGTTTGTCATTGCAACATCTTTTGCCGCAACGATTCAAAGAAACATATATAGATAATACCTCTTTAACTATACTTACGCACACTAACAACGATTGGGCATGTCAATTATACAACTGTACCAAGCATCTTTAG
- a CDS encoding Imm32 family immunity protein — protein sequence MDSVVVNLNIDDDTPEFTNKDNVGQVEILKNNGVMITLSKNGLIGFAQELLRLAHNDFTNGYHVHVDPSEKGYVSQTMGFYSLPNSAELIISCGDFGPIDSYLEE from the coding sequence ATGGATTCCGTTGTGGTTAATTTAAATATTGATGATGACACTCCTGAGTTTACTAACAAAGATAACGTAGGACAGGTTGAAATTTTAAAAAATAATGGAGTGATGATCACTTTAAGTAAAAATGGATTAATTGGTTTTGCACAGGAATTACTAAGACTGGCTCATAATGATTTTACAAACGGCTATCATGTACACGTCGATCCCAGTGAGAAAGGATATGTTTCCCAAACAATGGGCTTCTACTCACTGCCCAATAGTGCTGAGCTAATAATTTCTTGCGGAGATTTTGGTCCCATTGATTCTTATCTGGAAGAGTAA
- a CDS encoding TolB family protein, translating into MKQRTFCVIILILVLIMGCESNKKAIELQPTSQQTSQTPLESQLVKPPQSVNPLAPTESTKVATEPLKSELDISTVSKDNTNSIALNPYSLDKIEEILKKDKSVFDIIESPNKKAIAYMVSKTGTPTPYDDMTLQIWNVGDEKPRSAIGNLEFTAGDVYWSPNNDYVFVDTGTYVIHEGSLYSATTLDLVGVFEYFNHAYFSPNGKYIVYSSGNDQHSAIKTVKGEFIKPEQPFDLVLYNMETHQNTVLLKGTETKDYFAIGWLDSKTIGYRVSTYSAENNKLHWQDIQFAYDLSNQQTKAKADPIRK; encoded by the coding sequence TTGAAACAAAGAACATTTTGCGTTATTATTTTGATACTTGTACTTATAATGGGGTGCGAAAGCAACAAAAAAGCGATAGAATTACAGCCTACATCTCAGCAGACCTCGCAAACACCTTTAGAAAGTCAATTAGTAAAACCACCTCAGTCAGTCAATCCATTAGCTCCTACGGAATCTACAAAAGTTGCTACAGAGCCTTTAAAATCGGAATTAGATATTTCTACCGTATCAAAGGACAATACAAACTCAATAGCTTTAAACCCATATTCACTGGATAAAATTGAAGAAATCTTAAAAAAAGACAAGTCTGTTTTCGATATTATCGAATCTCCCAATAAAAAAGCAATTGCTTATATGGTGAGTAAAACTGGTACGCCTACGCCTTATGACGACATGACCCTCCAAATTTGGAACGTAGGGGATGAGAAGCCACGATCTGCAATAGGAAACTTAGAATTTACAGCTGGAGATGTGTATTGGTCACCGAACAATGATTATGTATTTGTCGATACTGGCACTTACGTTATTCACGAAGGAAGCCTGTACTCGGCTACAACGCTTGATCTAGTGGGAGTTTTTGAATACTTTAATCATGCGTATTTTTCGCCAAACGGCAAGTATATTGTTTATTCAAGTGGGAATGACCAGCATTCCGCCATAAAAACGGTGAAGGGCGAATTTATTAAACCTGAACAACCCTTCGATCTAGTACTCTACAACATGGAGACCCACCAAAACACGGTCCTGTTGAAGGGAACAGAAACAAAGGACTACTTCGCAATTGGTTGGTTGGACTCCAAAACGATTGGTTACCGAGTGTCTACGTATAGTGCAGAGAATAACAAGCTTCATTGGCAGGATATACAATTCGCGTATGATTTAAGCAACCAACAAACCAAAGCCAAAGCCGATCCAATACGTAAATAG
- a CDS encoding SMI1/KNR4 family protein — protein sequence MKYYELNQRIELIAQRIREIGGDVQEILIEEPATEIQVSEVERTLGVPLPTSFRKTLLEFSSNFSFRWFLPDDFKLPEKFRGIFCGTPHWGIKLIQEFDDDRKGWIENVFPNSEDEYDVVWHNKLAFLAVGNGDYIAFELNGSEDPPVVYLSHDDGEGHGYKIGDNFLDFLEKWSKIAFVGAEDWQWLPFTTNKNSGIISDGHAAIEFRSIMKLDL from the coding sequence TTGAAGTATTATGAGTTGAATCAACGCATCGAACTAATTGCTCAACGAATTAGAGAAATTGGTGGAGATGTCCAAGAAATACTGATAGAAGAGCCTGCAACCGAAATTCAAGTTTCAGAGGTAGAAAGAACATTAGGAGTACCACTACCCACAAGTTTTAGAAAGACATTATTGGAATTCTCTTCAAATTTCAGTTTTCGTTGGTTTCTGCCCGACGATTTCAAGTTACCTGAAAAATTCCGCGGAATATTTTGTGGTACTCCACACTGGGGGATTAAGCTAATACAGGAATTTGACGATGACAGAAAAGGTTGGATTGAAAATGTCTTTCCTAATTCAGAAGATGAATATGACGTTGTTTGGCACAATAAATTAGCATTTCTTGCTGTAGGAAATGGTGATTACATAGCGTTTGAATTAAATGGAAGCGAAGACCCTCCAGTAGTATATTTGAGTCACGATGATGGAGAAGGTCATGGTTATAAAATTGGAGATAATTTTCTTGATTTCCTTGAGAAATGGTCAAAAATAGCTTTTGTTGGTGCTGAAGACTGGCAATGGCTGCCTTTTACAACCAATAAAAACAGTGGCATTATTTCCGATGGTCATGCAGCCATCGAATTCAGGTCTATTATGAAACTAGATTTATAG
- a CDS encoding SMI1/KNR4 family protein — protein MEFWSQESDYFKLHPLTKEMVANAEKELKVKLPESLLALLKWQNGGYINFDAYPTTIPTEWADDHIKVDHIYCIAPTTKFLLNQRMGTTRETYHHIRRGSLVDCFRLAQL, from the coding sequence TTGGAATTTTGGAGTCAGGAAAGTGATTACTTCAAGTTACACCCCCTTACAAAAGAAATGGTGGCAAATGCAGAAAAAGAATTAAAGGTCAAACTACCTGAATCCTTATTAGCCTTACTTAAGTGGCAAAACGGAGGATACATAAATTTTGATGCATATCCTACTACGATTCCAACTGAATGGGCAGATGACCATATTAAGGTTGACCACATATATTGTATAGCTCCTACTACAAAGTTCTTACTTAATCAGAGAATGGGGACTACCAGAGAAACTTATCATCATATCAGGCGAGGGTCATTGGTGGATTGCTTTAGATTAGCGCAATTGTGA
- a CDS encoding DUF2167 domain-containing protein, translating into MLKRIFVLSLILIFVLPWIVIAAETPAPTTPKVNWIKGGVVVDLGSTSTLDLGKEFVFLNGEDTKTIMKSYQDIPSGNEIGSVYPVDPNQKWALYLEYTESGHIKDDEKTKIDANNLLDSYRKGTENQNSHLPIDRQLEVTGWDVKPFYDEKLHSLTWSLAAREKQSGHELVNYDERILTRTGYISAILVTDPTHRNQDQQLVASGVLPKITQKTGQRYEDFNPSTDKVSKFGLTALILGGVGLAVAKKVGLLAVILLIFKKFWILILAILGGGWRWLKWKLFRKKEINASHETMIQTQHNDINQ; encoded by the coding sequence ATGCTAAAAAGAATTTTCGTGCTAAGTTTGATCTTGATATTCGTCTTGCCATGGATTGTAATTGCAGCGGAAACTCCTGCACCCACAACACCTAAAGTGAATTGGATCAAAGGCGGGGTTGTTGTCGATCTCGGCTCAACTAGCACGCTGGATCTGGGTAAAGAATTTGTGTTTTTGAATGGGGAAGACACTAAAACCATTATGAAATCATACCAAGATATTCCCTCAGGAAATGAAATCGGCAGCGTTTATCCGGTAGATCCTAACCAGAAGTGGGCACTTTATTTGGAATATACCGAATCCGGTCACATCAAAGATGATGAAAAAACAAAGATTGATGCTAACAATCTACTTGATAGTTATCGTAAGGGGACGGAAAATCAGAATTCCCACCTGCCTATAGATCGACAGCTAGAGGTAACAGGATGGGACGTAAAGCCCTTTTATGATGAAAAGCTCCATAGTCTTACTTGGTCGCTTGCGGCACGAGAGAAGCAGTCAGGTCATGAGTTGGTCAACTATGATGAACGAATCCTAACCCGAACTGGTTATATTTCAGCTATATTGGTGACGGATCCTACCCATCGTAATCAGGATCAGCAATTGGTGGCAAGCGGAGTGTTACCAAAAATTACACAAAAAACAGGGCAGCGATATGAAGATTTTAATCCATCTACCGACAAAGTATCGAAATTTGGTCTCACCGCATTAATTCTGGGCGGAGTAGGACTCGCTGTTGCCAAAAAAGTCGGATTACTCGCAGTAATACTCCTGATTTTCAAAAAGTTTTGGATCCTGATCCTAGCAATATTGGGTGGAGGCTGGAGATGGTTGAAGTGGAAATTGTTCCGAAAGAAAGAGATAAATGCAAGTCATGAAACTATGATACAGACGCAACACAACGATATAAATCAATAG
- a CDS encoding SMI1/KNR4 family protein encodes MSNEIIFEAQSLVERIKTKFPKFVGQIASKADIIELERKLKTKLPEWFYELYTTVPIIDAEFGVQENEPDDDYDGISYMMWGDVNSIIQECTEYEPGISVLQDGYIYIATCSHGSGDPIFINLTTEEPKVFRIYHDDFSNVLLAESLADLLKNAII; translated from the coding sequence ATGTCCAACGAAATAATTTTTGAAGCTCAGAGTTTAGTTGAAAGGATCAAAACTAAATTTCCAAAGTTTGTCGGGCAAATAGCAAGTAAAGCCGACATTATTGAGTTAGAACGCAAATTAAAAACGAAATTACCTGAGTGGTTTTATGAATTATATACAACCGTCCCAATAATAGATGCTGAATTCGGAGTCCAAGAAAACGAACCAGATGATGATTATGATGGAATTTCATATATGATGTGGGGGGATGTAAATAGCATAATTCAAGAATGTACTGAGTATGAGCCTGGGATTTCAGTATTACAAGACGGTTATATTTATATAGCGACTTGCTCACATGGCAGCGGCGACCCTATTTTTATCAATCTAACTACAGAAGAACCAAAGGTATTTCGAATATACCATGATGATTTTAGTAATGTTCTGTTAGCTGAGAGCTTAGCTGATTTATTAAAGAATGCAATCATATAA
- a CDS encoding helix-turn-helix domain-containing protein, whose product MSDHILKYIGSRIRDYRKEKGLSQEQLGEKAGFHFSYIGGIERAEKNISMLNLAKIAEALDIEVHDLFSYSKNIKTKLSEKEEEIQEIVDILLRHNIRDVKKAKVIIKEVFKD is encoded by the coding sequence ATGTCTGATCATATTTTGAAATATATAGGATCTCGGATACGGGATTACCGTAAGGAAAAGGGACTTTCCCAAGAGCAGTTAGGTGAAAAAGCTGGATTTCATTTTTCTTATATCGGTGGTATTGAAAGAGCTGAGAAAAACATTTCCATGCTTAATTTAGCCAAAATTGCTGAAGCATTGGATATTGAGGTTCACGATTTATTCAGTTATTCAAAAAATATCAAAACGAAATTAAGCGAAAAAGAAGAGGAAATACAGGAAATTGTAGACATACTCCTGAGGCATAATATACGAGATGTGAAGAAGGCTAAAGTTATCATTAAAGAGGTATTTAAAGATTAA
- a CDS encoding prenyltransferase/squalene oxidase repeat-containing protein — protein MTINPEWQIQKPKKSVLEWLLNGDPAIRWQVMRDLTEETDDRVAAERSRIATEGWGARVLELQSSKGNWGGDADARNWLCTSYTLLLLKDLGLDPLGEEARRSIGLVRDHIIWPQQMGGLPYFDGETEPCVNGWILGVGAYFGEASDRLVDRLLGEQLEDGGWNCDAPKSRRSSFHSTICILEGLLEYEKAKGETVAVTEARIRGQEYLLERRMLRSLSSGEVIDPNWTSFSFPTTWHYDLLRGLDYLRSAGVEPDERVAEAVGMVAKKQDQNGRWPLENPHSDRVHFDMEGVEVEPSRWNTLRALRVLAWYSTRANA, from the coding sequence ATGACAATAAATCCCGAATGGCAAATCCAGAAACCAAAGAAATCGGTACTAGAGTGGCTGCTTAACGGGGATCCTGCAATTCGTTGGCAGGTAATGCGTGACCTAACCGAAGAGACCGATGACCGTGTTGCTGCAGAGCGGTCGCGGATTGCCACGGAAGGTTGGGGCGCCCGAGTCCTCGAACTGCAATCTTCCAAGGGCAATTGGGGCGGTGACGCCGACGCCAGGAACTGGCTATGCACAAGCTACACCTTGCTGCTATTGAAGGATCTAGGCCTGGATCCCTTGGGTGAGGAAGCACGCAGATCGATCGGCCTTGTGCGTGATCATATCATCTGGCCGCAGCAAATGGGCGGCCTACCCTACTTCGACGGCGAGACCGAGCCCTGTGTCAATGGTTGGATCCTCGGAGTGGGAGCCTACTTCGGAGAGGCAAGTGATCGGCTGGTCGATCGACTCCTCGGTGAGCAGCTTGAGGACGGAGGCTGGAATTGCGACGCTCCGAAAAGTAGACGATCTTCGTTTCACAGCACCATCTGTATCTTGGAAGGGCTATTAGAGTACGAGAAGGCTAAGGGTGAAACTGTTGCGGTGACCGAAGCTCGCATTCGGGGACAAGAGTACCTTCTGGAGCGTCGCATGTTGAGGTCCCTGTCATCCGGCGAAGTGATCGATCCAAATTGGACAAGTTTCTCGTTCCCGACCACGTGGCATTACGACTTGTTGCGGGGGTTGGATTACTTACGCAGCGCTGGTGTCGAACCCGATGAACGGGTCGCCGAGGCTGTCGGTATGGTGGCTAAGAAACAAGACCAGAACGGGAGATGGCCACTGGAGAATCCTCACTCCGATCGAGTTCACTTCGACATGGAAGGTGTGGAAGTCGAGCCTAGTCGCTGGAACACTCTCCGCGCCTTACGAGTGTTGGCTTGGTATTCAACACGTGCTAATGCTTAA